A part of Patagioenas fasciata isolate bPatFas1 chromosome 30, bPatFas1.hap1, whole genome shotgun sequence genomic DNA contains:
- the ZBTB7B gene encoding zinc finger and BTB domain-containing protein 7B has protein sequence MASPEDDLIGIPFPEHSSELLSCLNEQRQLGLLCDVTIKTQGLEYRTHRAVLAASSRYFKKLFAGPGPGQEVCELDFVGPEALGALLEFAYTATLTISSANMGEVLRAARLLEIPCVIAACVEILQGSGLEAPGPDDGDCERARRYLEAFAALPEGDAPAAPPPRPAARRSKKTRKFLQTHGARLNNHAEEPPAEAEGCATPPAPPQPPSPPLPEGLPLPYESFELPEEEELPPHPFPFPYQPMSPEEAASDEDAIDPDLMAYLSSLHHESLAPGLDTPDKLVRKRRSQMPQECPVCHKVIHGAGKLPRHMRTHTGEKPFACQICGVRFTRNDKLKIHMRKHTGERPYSCQHCSARFLHSYDLKNHMHLHTGARPYECYRCHKAFAKDDHLQRHLKGQNCLEVRTRRRRRDEPPPLPAGPAGLDLSNGELEGLRLSIARYWCPGRPKEEEEEPEGEEGPQPDGDVPAETA, from the exons ATGGCCAGCCCGGAGGACGACCTCATCGGCATCCCCTTCCCCGAGCACAGCAGCGAGCTGCTCAGCTGCCTCAACGAGCAGCGGCAACTGGGGCTGCTCTGCGACGTCACCATCAAGACGCAGGGGCTGGAGTACCGGACGCACCGCGCCGTCCTGGCCGCCTCCAGCCGCTACTTCAAGAAGCTGTttgccgggccggggccggggcaggAGGTCTGCGAGCTGGACTTTGTAGGGCCGGAGGCGTTGGGAGCCTTGCTGGAGTTCGCCTACACGGCCACGCTCACCATCAGCAGCGCCAACATGGGCGAGGTGCTGCGCGCCGCGCGGCTGCTGGAGATCCCCTGCGTGATCGCCGCCTGCGTGGAGATCCTGCAGGGCAGCGGGCTGGAGGCGCCGGGCCCCGATGACGGCGACTGCGAGCGCGCCCGCCGCTACCTGGAGGCGTTCGCCGCCCTCCCCGAGGGGGacgcgcccgccgcgccgcccccgcgccccgccgcccgccgcagcaAGAAGACCCGCAAGTTCCTGCAGACCCACGGCGCCCGGCTCAACAACCACGCCGAGGAGCCGCCCGCCGAGGCCGAGGGCTGTGCCacccccccggcgcccccgcagccgccctcGCCGCCCCTGCCCGAGGGGCTGCCGCTGCCCTACGAGAGCTTCGAGCTGCCCGAGGAAGAGGAGCTGCCCCCgcaccccttccccttcccctaccAGCCCATGTCCCCCGAGGAGGCCGCCTCGGACGAGGACGCCATCGACCCCGACCTGATGGCGTACCTGAGCTCGCTGCACCACGAGTCGCTGGCGCCGGGGCTGGATACGCCCGACAAGCTGGTGCGGAAGCGCCGCTCGCAGATGCCGCAGGAGTGTCCCGTCTGCCACAAGGTCATCCACGGCGCCGGCAAGCTGCCCCGCCACATGCGCACGCACACCGGCGAGAAGCCCTTCGCCTGCCAGATCTGCGGGGTGCGCTTCACACG GAACGACAAGCTGAAGATCCACATGCGCAAGCACACGGGCGAGCGGCCCTACTCCTGCCAGCACTGCAGCGCCCGCTTCCTGCACAGCTACGACCTGAAGAACCACATGCACCTGCACACGGGCGCCCGGCCCTACGAGTGCTACCGCTGCCACAAGGCCTTCGCCAAGGACGACCACCTGCAGCGGCACCTCAAGGGCCAGAACTGCCTGGAGGTGCGGACCCGCCGGCGCCGCCGCGACGAGCCGCCCCCGctgcccgccggccccgccggcctcgACCTCTCCAACGGGGAGCTGGAGGGCCTGCGCCTCTCCATCGCCCGGTACTGGTGTCCCGGGCGGcccaaggaggaggaagaggagccgGAGGGTGAGGAAGGGCCGCAGCCGGATGGCGACGTGCCGGCGGAGACGGCGTAA
- the DCST2 gene encoding DC-STAMP domain-containing protein 2 encodes MGLGKALQRLRCRGKSPVPPPSGGTKPRQPGEEGKAWQLTRSLAGLVLGLVLATLYGALVLLAQGHNIWYCLVTTITLGAGLGLGMAFSVKMRVTVLLSLPYVFTKEGKTLLLLLALGLAMQGPCSNILHNFSRAAESLSCGAELALNQTAERVERAQDPLLKVLGKIKEIAQEAKVVGDHVRKFFRSIMDSISHVGRVLYNVWHWLANMGKVCNEELGSPYHRCVQLFDKARDDCFRAIPFLFFLCYIVSAFKPLCGLANIGLLFCIIPQYIASFLKENIAEPVADSLDRVRREFEFNISASHRFDVNLNASKTLNEVALDIMEEVHVRMQPTSELLGIFTHVSFIAILYVYLQALRYHHQYLHDESFDNIYITRRFVRLDLRQAEQGKPTVLPLSAWERSRYVPPAALWLCQQEQRRYGLQLVGVLRHVLLGLSIILADYGLFWLLDLIRHQLRGEIIAQAPVVMGVTINGTGYTSDIFRDLVSAFDVLQQGNVSVVSQRCLLYPVEPDYTTYLSMGLLYGICLFIAVFGSYIARLRRVVCAAYYPRREQERIVFLHTTILARRVGLARVLRQAATQHAADAKQGGGVLRFLTTRLPVLAPLARFLGFQKKHCLACRTAQRADFITCITSGCKGLYCRECFQALRNICTVCMGPLTFQDTGDEEMDSSDEETVELWLSAVRAWRGEERGRQLRRGIREILEGRGGARRLPPSMEARLRARLREEASGESDGGDSEVDEGSLSSLDFGYQEQMESSGSELEEVVATRPPSRQRREW; translated from the exons ATGGGGCTGGGCAAAGCCCTGCAAAGACTGAGGTGCCGGGGGAAAAGCCCGGTGCCACCACCATCCGGTGGCACAAAGCCCCGTCAGCCCGGGGAGGAGGGCAAAGCGTGGCAATTAACCCGCAGCCTCGCGGGgctggtgctggggctggtgctggccACCCTGTACGGggctctggtgctgctggccCAGGGCCACAACATCTGGTACTGCCTGGTGACCACCATCACGCTGGgcgcggggctggggctgggcatgGCGTTCTCCGTCAAGATGAGGGTCACCgtgctgctgtccctgccctACGTCTTCACCA AGGAGGGgaagacgctgctgctgctgctggcgctgggcCTGGCCATGCAGGGGCCCTGCTCCAACATCCTGCACAACTTCTCCCGGGCGGCCGAGTCGCTGTCGTGCGGGGCCGAACTCGCCCTCAACCAGACGGCCGAGCGGGTGGAACGGGCCCAGGACCCATTGCTCA AGGTGCTGGGCAAAATCAAGGAGATCGCCCAGGAAGCCAAGGTGGTGGGCGACCACGTCCGCAAGTTCTTCCGCTCCATCATGGACTCCATCAGCCACGTTG GCCGAGTCCTGTACAACGTCTGGCACTGGTTGGCCAACATGGGCAAGGTGTGCAACGAGGAGCTGGGCTCTCCGTACCACCGCTGCGTGCAGCTCTTCGACAAGGCCAGGGACGACTGCTTCCGCGCCAtccccttcctcttcttcctctgctaCATCGTCTCCGCCTTCAAGCCCCTCTGCGGGTTGGCCAACA TCGGCCTCCTCTTCTGCATCATCCCCCAGTACATCGCGTCCTTCCTCAAAGAGAACATCGCGGAAC CCGTGGCGGATTCTCTGGACCGCGTCCGGCGGGAGTTCGAGTTCAACATCTCGGCCTCGCATCGCTTCGACGTCAACCTCAACGCCAGCAAGACGCTGAACGAGGTGGCCCTGGACATCATGGAGGAGGTGCACGTGCGCATGCAGCCCACCTCCGAGCTCCTGGGCATCTTCACGCACGTCTCCTTCATCGCCATCCTCTACGTGTACCTCCA ggcgctGCGGTACCATCACCAGTACCTGCACGACGAGTCCTTCGACAACATCTACATCACGCGGCGGTTCGTGCGGCTGGACCTGCGGCAGGCGGAGCAGGGCAAACCCACCGTGCTGCCCCTCTCGGCCTGGGAGAGGAGCCGCTACGTCCCCCCAG CCGCGCTGTGGCTGTGCCAGCAGGAGCAGCGGCGCTACGGGCTGCAGCTGGTGGGGGTCCTGCGCCACGTGCTGTTGGGGCTCAGCATCATCCTGGCCGATTATGGCCTTTTCTGGCTGCTCGACCTCATCCGGCATCAGCTGCGCGGGGAGATCATCGCCCAGG CGCCGGTGGTGATGGGCGTCACCATCAACGGGACCGGCTACACCAGCGATATCTTCCGGGATTTGGTGTCCGCCTTCGACGTGCTGCAGCAGGGCAACGTCTCGGtggtttcccagcgctgcctCCTCTACCCCGTGGAGCCCGACTACACCACCTACCTCAGCATGG GGCTCCTCTATGGCATCTGCCTCTTCATCGCCGTCTTCGGCAGCTACATCGCGCGGCTGCGCCGGGTGGTGTGCGCCGCCTACTACCCCCGCCGCGAGCAG GAACGCATCGTCTTCCTCCACACCACCATCCTGGCGCGGCGCGTGGGGCTGGCGCGGGTCCTGCGCCAAGCGGCCACGCAGCACGCGGCCGACGCCAAGCAGGGCGGCGGGGTCCTCCGCTTCCTCACCACCAG GCTGCCGGTTCTTGCCCCCCTGGCTCGGTTCTTGGGCTTCCAGAAGAAACACTGCCTGGCTTGCAGGACGGCGCAGCGCGCGGACTTCATCACCTGCATCACCTCCGGCTGCAAAG GGCTCTATTGCCGCGAGTGTTTCCAAGCGCTGCGCAACATCTGCACCGTCTGCATGGGTCCCCTGACCTTCCAGGACACCGGGGACGAGGAGAT GGACTCCAGCGACGAGGAGACGGTGGAGCTGTGGCTGTCGGCGGTGCGTGCATGGCGCGGCGAGGAGCGCGGGCGCCAGCTGCGCCGGGGCATCCGGGAGATTCTGGAAGGCCGGGGGGGAGCCCGGCGCTTGCCCCCCAGCATGGAAGCGCGGCTACGAGCCCGACTGAGAGAAGAAGCCAGCGGGGAGAGCGATGGAGGGGACAGCGAGGTGGACGAGGGGTCGCTCTCCAG CCTGGATTTTGGCTACCAGGAGCAGATGGAGAGCAGTGGCAGCGAGCTGGAGGAGGTGGTGGCCACGCGGCCGCCCAGCAGGCAGCGCAGGGAATGGTGA